In Streptomyces sp. SN-593, a single genomic region encodes these proteins:
- the rimP gene encoding ribosome maturation factor RimP, translated as MSTTQSERLRALLEPLVGEAGLELEEVKVAVAGRRRQLMVVVDAEDGVQLDAVAELSRAMSQALDASDAMGDTEYVLEVSSPGTDRPLTEPRHFRRNTGRLVKLQLKERGELIARIMAVDDEGLDLEVPGVKGRRPKPARADFAEIARARVEIEFSRKSGADDDSDDDSDDDSDGGGADDEADDGDETVDDDENTEEA; from the coding sequence ATGAGCACCACCCAGAGCGAGAGGCTGCGCGCGCTGCTTGAGCCGCTGGTCGGCGAGGCGGGACTGGAGCTGGAAGAGGTCAAGGTGGCGGTGGCCGGCCGGCGCCGCCAGCTCATGGTGGTCGTGGACGCGGAGGACGGCGTGCAGCTCGACGCCGTGGCCGAGCTGAGCCGCGCGATGTCGCAGGCCCTCGACGCGTCCGACGCCATGGGCGACACCGAGTACGTCCTGGAGGTCAGCTCGCCCGGCACCGACCGGCCGCTGACCGAGCCGCGGCACTTCCGCCGCAACACCGGCCGCCTGGTCAAGCTCCAGCTCAAGGAGCGCGGCGAGCTGATCGCACGGATCATGGCGGTGGACGACGAGGGCCTGGACCTGGAGGTCCCGGGCGTCAAGGGCCGCAGGCCCAAGCCCGCCCGGGCGGACTTCGCCGAGATCGCCAGGGCCCGGGTCGAGATCGAGTTCAGCCGTAAGAGCGGCGCCGACGACGACAGTGACGACGACAGTGACGACGACAGTGACGGCGGCGGGGCGGACGACGAGGCGGACGACGGCGACGAGACCGTCGACGACGACGAGAACACTGAGGAGGCGTAG
- the nusA gene encoding transcription termination factor NusA — translation MDIDMKALRGLVTERQISFDLLVEAIESALLIAYHREPGSHRRARVELDRTSGQITVWATEDQEEAGEGAEPREFDDTPSGFGRIAASTAKQVILQRLRDAEDDVTFGEYAGREGDIVTGVVQQGKDPKNVLVDIGKLEAILPVQEQVPGEDYGHGTRLRAYVVRVAKGTRGPSVTLSRTHPSLVKKLFALEVPEIADNSVLIEAIAREAGHRTKIAVRSTRSGLNAKGACIGPMGARVRAVMAELHGEKIDIVDWSDDPAEMVANALSPARVSHVEVVDAAARSARVTVPDYQLSLAIGKEGQNARLAARLTGWRIDIRPDTEQQD, via the coding sequence GTGGACATCGACATGAAGGCCCTGCGGGGCTTGGTGACCGAACGGCAGATCTCGTTCGACCTGCTGGTCGAGGCGATCGAGTCGGCACTCCTCATCGCGTACCACCGGGAGCCGGGCAGCCACCGCCGCGCGCGGGTCGAGCTGGACCGGACCAGCGGGCAGATCACCGTGTGGGCGACGGAGGACCAGGAGGAGGCGGGGGAGGGCGCCGAGCCGCGCGAGTTCGACGACACCCCCAGCGGCTTCGGCCGGATCGCCGCGTCGACCGCCAAGCAGGTGATCCTCCAGCGGCTGCGCGACGCCGAGGACGACGTCACCTTCGGGGAGTACGCCGGCCGGGAGGGCGACATCGTCACCGGCGTGGTCCAGCAGGGCAAGGACCCCAAGAACGTGCTGGTCGACATCGGCAAGCTGGAGGCGATCCTGCCCGTGCAGGAGCAGGTCCCCGGCGAGGACTACGGTCACGGCACCCGGCTGCGCGCCTACGTGGTGCGTGTCGCCAAGGGCACCCGCGGCCCCTCGGTCACCCTCTCGCGCACCCACCCGAGCCTGGTGAAGAAGCTCTTCGCCCTGGAGGTGCCCGAGATCGCCGACAACTCGGTGCTGATCGAGGCGATCGCCCGCGAGGCGGGCCACCGTACGAAGATCGCGGTCCGCTCCACCCGGTCCGGGCTGAACGCCAAGGGCGCCTGCATCGGCCCGATGGGGGCCCGGGTGCGGGCGGTGATGGCCGAGCTGCACGGCGAGAAGATCGACATCGTGGACTGGTCGGACGATCCCGCCGAGATGGTCGCCAACGCGCTGTCCCCGGCGCGGGTCTCCCACGTCGAGGTGGTGGACGCCGCCGCCCGGTCCGCCCGGGTGACCGTGCCGGACTACCAGCTGTCGCTGGCGATCGGCAAGGAGGGCCAGAACGCGCGGCTCGCCGCCCGCCTGACCGGCTGGCGGATCGACATCAGGCCGGACACCGAGCAGCAGGACTGA
- a CDS encoding YlxR family protein translates to MSGRTLTPACPERTCIGCRQRAAKSDLLRVAVSGGACVPDLRGTLPGRGAYLHPALACLDLAVRRRAFARAFRGPVAPDTAELRRYVEQAAP, encoded by the coding sequence GTGTCTGGTCGGACGCTGACGCCAGCATGCCCGGAGCGAACGTGCATCGGCTGCCGTCAACGCGCGGCCAAGAGCGATCTGCTGCGTGTGGCGGTGAGCGGGGGCGCGTGCGTTCCCGATCTTCGCGGTACGCTGCCCGGTCGGGGTGCGTATCTGCATCCCGCCCTTGCCTGCCTCGACCTGGCGGTCCGCCGTCGGGCGTTCGCCCGGGCCTTCAGAGGACCGGTCGCGCCGGACACCGCGGAGTTGCGCCGGTACGTCGAGCAGGCAGCCCCGTAG